From Chryseobacterium joostei, the proteins below share one genomic window:
- a CDS encoding GNAT family N-acetyltransferase produces MIEVKQNNDEKHGSFEAFIDGRRAGMMTYTWAGEERFIIDHTEVEEAYNGKGVGKEMLLAAVAFARKNGKKIIPLCPFAKASFQKSEELQDVLVN; encoded by the coding sequence ACGAGAAACACGGAAGTTTTGAAGCTTTCATAGATGGAAGACGCGCAGGAATGATGACATATACCTGGGCAGGAGAAGAAAGATTTATTATAGACCATACCGAGGTGGAAGAAGCCTACAACGGAAAAGGTGTAGGTAAGGAAATGCTTTTGGCTGCTGTAGCTTTTGCCAGAAAGAACGGGAAGAAGATTATTCCTCTCTGTCCTTTTGCTAAGGCTAGTTTCCAGAAAAGTGAGGAACTTCAGGATGTTTTGGTGAATTAA